The following is a genomic window from Lysinibacillus sp. G4S2.
GAGCAGTCATTTTTTCTAATTCAGCATCGATATCAGCTTCAGTTGCTTCAATTTTTTCAGCTTCAGCAATTGCTTCAAGTGTTAAAGATACACGTACACGGCTTTCTGCTTCGTCTTTCATTTGTCCGCGTAAATCTTCTTCTGATTGACCTGAGAATTGATAGTAAAGGTCTAAGTTCATACCTTGCATTTGTAAACGTTGACCAAATTCTTGTAACATACGATCAGTTTCAGAGTTAATCATACCAGCTGGTACTTCGAATTCTGCATTTTCAGCAGCTTTTTCTACTAACTCATCACGAAGAGTTGCATCTGATTCTGCTTGTTTTTGTGTAGCAGTTTGCTCTTTAATTTTAGCGCGTAAAGCTTCAACGCCTTCAACTTCTGGGTCTAATTCTTTAGCGAACTCGTCGTTTAATTCTGGAAGAACTTTTGTTTTAACTTCTTTTACAGTTACTTTGAAAGTAGCTTCTTTACCAGCTAATTCTGTTGCATGGTATTCTTCTGGGAAAGTAACAACTACGTCTTTTGATTCGCCAGTTTTAATACCTACAAGTTGCTCTTCAAAGCCAGGAATGAATGAACCTGAACCGATTTCTAGTGGATAGTCTTCACCTTTACCACCTTCAAATGCTTCTTCGCCTACGAAACCTTCAAAGTCGATCACTGCTGTATCGCCTTCTACGATTGCTTCGTCTTCTTTAATTTCAAGCTCAGCTTTACGAGCTAATTGGTCTTGAATTTGTGCTTCTACTTCTTCATCAGTAACTTCTACTGGAAGTTTCGTAACTTCTAAACCTTTATACTCACCAAGTTTTGGCTCTGGTTTCACAGTTACTTGAGCAGTAAATGTGAAATCTTTACCATGTTCGAAGTTTTCAGTACCAGAAATTTCTGGGTAATCAACTGGCATAATTCCAGCTTCATCGATAGCTTTCGCATAAGAATCAGGAACGATGATTTCTAAAGCGTCTTGGTATAAAGATTCGATACCAAAGCGTTGCTCAAACATTTTACGAGGCATTTTACCTTTACGGAAACCTGGTACGTTAATTTGTTTTACAACTTTTTTGAATGCTTGTTCCATTGCTGCGTCTACTTCTGCAGCTGGTACTTCAATTGTAAGAGTACCGATATTACCTTCTTGTTTTTCCCATTTTGCTGACATGTATAAATACCTCCAAATAAATAATCAAGTTTAAATGTTAGACAATTCATTCGTAACTACGATTTTGACAACCATTTTAGTATAACATAGATGCGTATAGTTTCAACTTATTTCATACTTCATGTAGTTCCGTTAATTTTTCTAACATTTGTAAAAAGTCAATGATTTCATAGTCCATTTCCTGCACTTTCCCGAGCATCGATTGTACAAAGTCAATATAACTATAGGCAATATCATCGGCTTCGAACGGGTGCCATTCAAACGGATATGTCACAATGGCATGCTTTGCCATTAAATATTGTACCATTTCCAACGTCGATGGGTCTTGCTCTAATTTATTTTCAATTATTTTTTTCACTTCCCCATACTGAGGCAACTGATTTGGTAGTACTAAATTGATAGGATTAATAATCATTTTTTCGTTAAATTTTGAAACAGTAATCTCAATTGATACTTCTTGTTCCACTAATAGTATTAGCGCTAAGCTCTGGATAAATGGATGGATCGTTGGACTTTCAATAATAGCTTTCAAATCTGTTTTTAATTGTCGTACATTCGTATCCATTAAGCGATGCAATCGAATAGATTGTTCGTTTGGTGTTAATGCACTAAACTTCGACAGTTCGTATTCTTGCTCTTCTAACAATCGCTGTGCATCCTCTTTTTTTTGGAGATTCTTAGCTACTTCTTGATTCAAGCTTCTCAAACGCTCAAATTTCTCAAGCTTTTCTAACGGAAGTGCATTTTCTTCAATCAATGCCGTAATAATCGACTCTACTTGATGAAATTCCTTTAGCTGCATACATACAGTAACATACAGTTCCATTACTTCCACATACAATGTCGTTCCCATGGCAAGCAATTGCTCACAAACATTTTTGACTTTATCGTATGCCTTTAATTCATATAAAGCGAAAGCATAGGCACTTAAAGCTAATTCATCTCCATCTTCATATAAAAATGCTTTTTCAAAGCTTGCCACAGCCTCTTCATATTGATAATTTTCCGCATACATATGTCCTTCACGTATTAATGTCTGAACAGCACCAGGAAAAACAACAATATTGTCATGTTTTATAACATGCCTTTTTCGTTTTGTCATTCCCCTCACCTCTTTACCACTATTTCATTTTATTAGATCAATCAAAATGCTTCCTAATAGGTGTCCAACTCCACTTATATACATGGCATACGTTGTCATCCCCTACTTTTGGTGATGAGCCATTATATCCCACGTTTTGTAATAAATTGTATTATAATTAATAATATCTATCATTTATTACTCATCCCTTATTATAAGAACAATTTCTTCACAAGGAGTGGAATATATGCAATTAATGGATACAGTCAGTGAATTCGATAGTCGCATCTCTCCTACGTTTGAGGCACTATCAATTAAAGTTATTTCATTTTCTACTGCGGACGGTCCCCATCAAAAGGATTATCCAATTGAATTTGAAATACTCACACGCACCAAGATTGATTTGTACACACAAGAAGCGATTACACATATTATAAGTATCCAAGGTTACATCCCTGGTTCCATTTCCATCGGACACCAACATGAGTCACTTATTATTATTCCCCAAAGTGTACACATTGAATGCAACTACAAGCTTCTAAGTATCGACAAAAAAGATATGCAACGCATCTTACAACACTCCCAGCCGAGTCTTCATTATAGTGAATGGCTAATCGATGTCATAAAAAATGCAAATATTATTGTAGAATTAAAAACCAATCAAAATACCTTAACTGAATGGCCGCTCGGTATAAAGTCAGCCGTTATATTATAACTAGGACGAGACATACTTATATAGGTATGTCTTTTTATCTTCATTCAGCTGAAGACTCACACCACATACGGTGTGAAATGAACCCAGAGATGGTTTCCTTAATCAGTCTATCCATTTTTGTTGCTTGTCTATCATATCAACTTTCTCTTGATTCTGGAATTCCCATTCTGAATATACTCCTATATCACTAGAAAACTTTGCAAATCAACACATTTACCGATGAAGCGCTATAATAAAAAGACCTAGCTCAATATAAGCATTTCTACTATGCCAGCTCATTGTTGTTATAAAAGTAATTACAATGACAAGTGATCTATAAGGAACAGAAAAAAATACTCTTATAGAGAATTAACTTAACTTCGGAGGAATTACATATGAATATCAAAAATGCTTTACAATCATTTTCAACTATGACACACTCAGCGCGCCAACAATTTTTGTTACAAGAGGGCGATTGGTTGCTACAAGAAATGTTAACGCACATCGGTTCACCAGATGCAGAATTACGAGACCAATTAATTTATCGCACTTTTATTGATTTACTCAGTGACAATTTACTAAGCAACCAACAGCTTCAATATTTATTTGATACAGCAACAGGTGACGATTTTTTATACGGAAACATAGGTGAAGAAATGACAGATCATGTCTTTAAACGTTCATTTTCAGCTTTACTTGTAGCAAATCTTCTTGCAAAGGATGCCGAACTACTAATCTTAAATGATGAGCGCCTACAAATTTTCTTTCAAAAGATTGGTCGTTATTTATTATTGGAAAAAGATACAAGAGGTCTTGTTCAAGACAAGGGTTGGGCGCATAGTATTGCACATGGTGCCGATTTAGCAGCTATGACGATTAAACACCCTAAGTTTGATTTACAGCATGCACCTTCAATTTTGCATGCATTGAAACTTGTTTCTTGGAAAGGTACTGTCTTTGTCAACGACGAAGAGGAACGCTTAGTTAATATAGTTGAAGCGTTATTGGCTTGTGACTACTCCGAGGAAGCATTAATAGAATTTATCGAGCAAGTATTTGATAAATTTGAAATTCATTTAATGACACAAGGCTATAACGAATCATTTTTTAGTGGACGTACAAGCACACTAAATTTAATGAAAACATTGTATTTCGCCTTAAAAATGAATAACCTAGCCCCAAAACTTCAAAATACCATCTATGGACAAGTAGCAAAATGGCTAAAGCTCGGAGCGTAAAAATTCGTATTCTCTCTTCTTAGAACTTCTATTTTCGTCCTCACAACCTAAATTCAGCAAACTAGGAATATTCTTAGTTTGCTATTTTTACTTCGAGACACTTTTTTACTTTTCAGAAAAAACATAATTAATCCAACTTATGGAATTGCGTAATTATATTAACATAATTAATATCAGTTTCCATAATCATCCTTCCCATTCGTTCCTAACATTGAGAATTCATCCTGATATATCCTTTTTATCACTTTTTATTGCTTTTCATCTACTCTTTTTTTTAAAAAAACGCAACAAAAAAGTATTCAATACCTTAAACTGACGCCGATTTTATTACAAATTGACGTCTAAAATGTGAAATGATATTTTCACAAAAAAAACTGTTTACTTAGTTAAAGATGATAAACTCAGTATTTTCAACGTTTTAACAGTGTTTATTTTATAAAACATAATAATACCAATATTGAAATAACGTTTTTTGTTCAAAAAATGTTCATATTCATCCCCTGTTTGCTATTAATTCAATAACAAAATAATTTTTTTTCTTTCAAACGAGGCGTATAATCACTGTTGCAAACAACGACATTTGTTCTGTCGATTTATGACACATTGTCTACAAATCGATTACACAGATTAATAACTTTGCGAACGCTTGCACTAGACCAATCAAATACTAGATTCAATGTTTCATATTGAACCATACCATTGTAAGCATTTCTTATTATTTGATTGGTACGACACTTAAAAGAGGTGACCTTATTTACCCACTATTTATAAATTCGAATCTATACTCAAACACATGAAATTTATGAATAGCCGTTTTATAGAAAGGAGACAAACATGAAGAAAAAGTTAAGCTTAATGTTTTTAGCATTTGGTGTGTTAGCAATTCTTACTGGCTGTGAGCCGCTAACAGTCTTTGATACAAAGGGTCCGAATGCCAAAACATTATCAGACACAATTATTTTATCCATTATTACAATGGCCTTTATATTACTAGTCGTGTACGTGCTTTTAGTAGTTATGCTAACTAAATACCGTGCTTCAAAAACACCTGCCGATTATGAGCCTCCTCACGAAGAGGGTAGTCATCTACTTGAAATAATATGGACAGTTATTCCAATTATCATCGTAGCATTCTTAGCAGTTGTTACAGTAAAAACAACAAGTACAGTTGAGTCTCAACCTGAAGGTTATGACAATAAAGAACCACTTGTGATTTATGCATCATCCTCTAACTGGAAATGGCACTTTAGCTATCCAGAGCAAGGGATCGAAACTGTGAACTATGTTAATATGCCTACCGACCGTCCAATTGAGTTCAAACTTTACTCATTCGGACCAATCACAAGTTTTTGGATTCCTCAGTTAGCTGGTCAAAAATATGCGATGAGTGACATGGTAAACACTATTCACCTTGCAGCAGATGACGTTGGCTCATTCATGGGTCGTAACTCTAACTTCAGCGGTCGTGGTTTTGCTGAAATGGAATTTGAAGCGCAAACGATGACACAAGAAGACTTCGATAAATGGGTTGCCGATGTAAAGGCAAACGAAAAACCATTAACAGAAGAAAAATTTGATGAGCTATTAGCTGCTGAACATGTTGGTCGTTCAAGCTATTCATCTACACATTTAGAATTTAGACCTGCTCCTATGGAACACGGTGACATGAAAATGGATGACATGGAT
Proteins encoded in this region:
- the tig gene encoding trigger factor, with the protein product MSAKWEKQEGNIGTLTIEVPAAEVDAAMEQAFKKVVKQINVPGFRKGKMPRKMFEQRFGIESLYQDALEIIVPDSYAKAIDEAGIMPVDYPEISGTENFEHGKDFTFTAQVTVKPEPKLGEYKGLEVTKLPVEVTDEEVEAQIQDQLARKAELEIKEDEAIVEGDTAVIDFEGFVGEEAFEGGKGEDYPLEIGSGSFIPGFEEQLVGIKTGESKDVVVTFPEEYHATELAGKEATFKVTVKEVKTKVLPELNDEFAKELDPEVEGVEALRAKIKEQTATQKQAESDATLRDELVEKAAENAEFEVPAGMINSETDRMLQEFGQRLQMQGMNLDLYYQFSGQSEEDLRGQMKDEAESRVRVSLTLEAIAEAEKIEATEADIDAELEKMTAQFNMTKEQITGALGGTAVLENDIKIQKTVEFLVENAKITE
- a CDS encoding DUF2785 domain-containing protein; this translates as MNIKNALQSFSTMTHSARQQFLLQEGDWLLQEMLTHIGSPDAELRDQLIYRTFIDLLSDNLLSNQQLQYLFDTATGDDFLYGNIGEEMTDHVFKRSFSALLVANLLAKDAELLILNDERLQIFFQKIGRYLLLEKDTRGLVQDKGWAHSIAHGADLAAMTIKHPKFDLQHAPSILHALKLVSWKGTVFVNDEEERLVNIVEALLACDYSEEALIEFIEQVFDKFEIHLMTQGYNESFFSGRTSTLNLMKTLYFALKMNNLAPKLQNTIYGQVAKWLKLGA
- the qoxA gene encoding cytochrome aa3 quinol oxidase subunit II translates to MKKKLSLMFLAFGVLAILTGCEPLTVFDTKGPNAKTLSDTIILSIITMAFILLVVYVLLVVMLTKYRASKTPADYEPPHEEGSHLLEIIWTVIPIIIVAFLAVVTVKTTSTVESQPEGYDNKEPLVIYASSSNWKWHFSYPEQGIETVNYVNMPTDRPIEFKLYSFGPITSFWIPQLAGQKYAMSDMVNTIHLAADDVGSFMGRNSNFSGRGFAEMEFEAQTMTQEDFDKWVADVKANEKPLTEEKFDELLAAEHVGRSSYSSTHLEFRPAPMEHGDMKMDDMDHSDMDMSKDEMDHSKMNQEDHSKMNHEDHSQEKSEETNSH